A window of the Pyramidobacter piscolens W5455 genome harbors these coding sequences:
- a CDS encoding J domain-containing protein has protein sequence MRLGLLGGIVGALFVLWLIPTLVSGFFGLVWFLVKLPFRLLHLIVIDGLFGLLGLVWKLCSGFFALFGVVGTVVMWLLIAAAGVWGGVSLLSACAGTSPSRRSHGASSAPRACEEKIDAGAPRFASRRWALGIFGLGSDASQNDIKRRYRELVAAEHADRPASDRADGRRLAQIDQAYEILTH, from the coding sequence ATGCGTCTTGGACTTCTCGGCGGCATCGTCGGCGCGCTCTTCGTTCTCTGGCTGATTCCCACGCTCGTGAGCGGATTTTTCGGCCTCGTCTGGTTCCTGGTCAAGCTGCCGTTCCGCCTGCTTCATCTGATCGTCATAGACGGACTCTTCGGCCTGCTCGGGCTTGTCTGGAAGCTCTGCAGCGGCTTTTTCGCCCTTTTCGGCGTCGTCGGCACCGTCGTCATGTGGCTGCTCATCGCCGCCGCCGGCGTTTGGGGCGGCGTCTCCCTGCTCAGCGCGTGCGCCGGGACTTCGCCGTCCCGCAGAAGCCACGGCGCCTCCTCAGCGCCGCGCGCTTGCGAAGAAAAAATCGACGCCGGGGCGCCGCGCTTCGCTTCGCGCCGGTGGGCGCTGGGGATTTTCGGCCTCGGCAGCGACGCTTCGCAAAACGACATCAAAAGGCGCTATCGCGAGCTCGTCGCCGCGGAACATGCCGACCGCCCCGCCTCCGACCGGGCCGACGGACGGCGTCTGGCGCAGATCGACCAAGCTTACGAAATCCTCACCCATTGA